In Glycine max cultivar Williams 82 chromosome 7, Glycine_max_v4.0, whole genome shotgun sequence, a single window of DNA contains:
- the LOC100802109 gene encoding probable WRKY transcription factor 3 encodes MRRENGEHVFLFFLSTRIRGVDFLLKSRVEIHETQKSNQLTNQNHRITTKRFDTFSLEFQFSFQTRKAQRKERETKNKKKKKLKSLVHSKWMVGGRNGEGAGEQAPPPSTAARHGTTLRPRVSTESVFSCRYGGLGPMTLLSSFFGDGDECKSFSELLGGAMVDPTAPSPMPTTPFTLPHGFIDSPSPQGQFGMTHQQMLAQITSQAVPAHFNVQIHSEHPFSISAVSATSLTQFPTGSSTRVKESLHYSHSEQKLQSSSVNADKPNDDGYNWRKYGQKHVKGRDFSRSYYKCTHPNCPVKKKLERSLEGHVTAIIYKGEHNHQRPHPNKITKETQTSNINSVSKMDLESSQATGEHGSGTSDSEEVGDHESEEDEKNDEPDAKRRNTEVRLQDPASLHRTVAETRIIVQTTSEVDLLDDGYRWRKYGQKVVKGNPYPRSYYKCATQGCNVRKHVERASMDPKAVLTTYEGKHNHDVPVAKTNSHTLANNSASQLKAQNIAIPDDKHSFSSRGVRGNEQRPLGSLRLKEEQIT; translated from the exons ATGAGAAgagaaaatggggaacatgtatttttattttttctttccaccCGTATCAGAGGGGTGGACTTTTTGCTGAAATCGAGAGTTGAGATCCACGAAacccaaaaatcaaaccaaCTAACCAACCAGAATCATCGTATAACAACAAAAAGGTTTGATACTTTTTCATTAGAGTTTCAGTTTAGTTTCCAGACAAGAAAGGCacagagaaaagagagagaaacgaaaaacaaaaagaagaaaaagttgaagTCTTTGGTTCATTCGAAGTGGATGGTTGGCGGTAGAAATGGAGAGGGAGCAGGAGAGCAAGCACCGCCACCCTCGACGGCGGCGCGTCACGGAACCACTCTCCGGCCACGCGTCTCCACGGAGAGCGTTTTCAGCTGCAGGTATGGTGGCCTCGGTCCCATGACTCTGCTTTCGAGCTTCTTCGGCGACGGCGATGAGTGCAAGTCGTTCTCGGAGCTCCTCGGCGGCGCCATGGTGGACCCCACCGCACCCTCGCCCATGCCCACCACCCCGTTCACCCTTCCACATGGGTTCATCGATTCACCTTCTCCTCAA GGTCAATTTGGAATGACACACCAGCAGATGCTAGCACAGATCACATCTCAGGCTGTGCCAGCCCACTTCAATGTGCAAATTCACTCTGAACATCCATTCTCTATATCAGCAGTGTCTGCTACCTCTTTGACACAGTTTCCTACAGGATCCAGTACTAGGGTGAAAGAATCCCTTCATTATTCTCACTCTGAACAAAAATTGCAGTCTTCTTCTGTGAATGCTGATAAGCCTAATGATGATGGCTACAATTGGAGGAAGTATGGGCAAAAACATGTGAAAGGTAGAGACTTCTCAAGAAGTTATTACAAATGCACACATCCAAATTGTCCTGTCAAGAAAAAACTTGAGCGTTCTCTTGAAGGTCATGTGACTGCAATTATCTATAAAGGAGAGCACAATCATCAACGTCCTCATCCCAATAAGATCACGAAAGAAACACAGACTTCGAATATAAATTCAGTGTCTAAGATGGATCTAGAATCTAGTCAGGCAACAGGTGAACATGGGTCAGGAACAAGTGATAGTGAGGAAGTAGGTGATCATGAAAGTGAAGAAgatgagaaaaatgatgaaCCTGATGCCAAGAGAAG AAACACAGAAGTCAGGCTCCAGGATCCAGCCTCTTTACATAGAACTGTAGCAGAGACTAGAATCATTGTGCAAACAACAAGTGAAGTGGATCTCTTAGATGATGGATATCGATGGCGCAAATATGGGCAGAAAGTTGTCAAAGGCAACCCATATCCAAG GAGCTATTACAAATGTGCAACCCAAGGTTGCAATGTTCGGAAGCATGTTGAGAGGGCTTCAATGGATCCTAAAGCTGTCCTAACAACATACGAAGGAAAACACAATCATGATGTGCCGGTAGCTAAGACTAATAGCCACACACTTGCCAACAATAGTGCATCACAGCTAAAAGCACAAAATATTGCCATACCCGACGACAAGCATAGTTTCAGCAGTAGGGGTGTTCGGGGGAATGAACAGCGACCTTTGGGAAGTCTAAGATTGAAGGAAGAGCAGATAACATAG